The following are encoded in a window of Candidatus Poribacteria bacterium genomic DNA:
- a CDS encoding sugar phosphate isomerase/epimerase, whose product MKIAICNEMFENWKIEDVFTYSAELGYEAVEIAPFTLADSVLDISETERTRIRKAAESVKIEIAGLHWLLVSPPGLYINHPDADIRKETRDYFLALIHLCADLDGKVMVIGSPQQRNVMEPLSFEEAWEYARSTFSEGAELAGERDVMLCMEPLSSDQTNFITNPDKAAEMVKDVNHPNFQMILDVCSTAKEGLDMPTQLRNHAPHVAHFHSNDDNGYLPGSGNVDYPPIIEALKEINYGGYVSTEVFDFNPDPQTIAKRSIEFVKSLL is encoded by the coding sequence ATGAAAATTGCAATATGCAACGAAATGTTTGAAAATTGGAAAATCGAAGATGTTTTCACCTATTCCGCCGAACTCGGTTATGAGGCGGTCGAGATCGCACCATTCACTTTAGCCGATTCGGTTTTAGATATCAGCGAGACCGAACGGACCCGTATCCGTAAGGCAGCAGAAAGTGTGAAGATAGAGATTGCGGGACTTCACTGGCTACTCGTCTCACCGCCTGGTCTGTATATTAACCACCCAGACGCGGATATTCGGAAAGAAACACGGGATTATTTCCTCGCACTTATTCATCTATGCGCCGACTTAGATGGAAAAGTGATGGTCATCGGTTCACCACAGCAACGAAACGTGATGGAACCGCTCTCGTTTGAAGAAGCGTGGGAATACGCACGGTCAACTTTTTCAGAGGGTGCTGAACTGGCAGGCGAAAGGGATGTGATGTTATGCATGGAACCGTTGTCAAGCGACCAGACGAACTTCATCACGAATCCCGACAAAGCAGCTGAAATGGTGAAGGATGTCAATCATCCGAATTTCCAGATGATTCTGGATGTGTGTAGCACTGCGAAAGAGGGGCTGGACATGCCGACGCAGCTCCGCAACCACGCGCCACACGTCGCACATTTCCATTCTAATGACGACAACGGCTATCTACCGGGTTCTGGCAACGTAGATTATCCACCCATCATTGAAGCGTTAAAAGAGATTAATTACGGTGGCTACGTTTCAACAGAGGTTTTCGACTTCAACCCGGATCCGCAGACAATCGCAAAACGGAGTATCGAATTTGTGAAGTCGCTGCTATAG
- a CDS encoding TonB-dependent receptor gives MKYSIQFCALVVLAILSISLIAGANAEVEEVVKMEEVVVTARKREQRSFEVPLSVSSIQGEKSNTLRASGMDVRFLSNRTPSLQIESSFGRIFPRFYIRGLGNTDFDLNASQPVSVLHDGVVLENALLKGFPAFDLDRIEVLRGPQGTLFGRNTPAGIVKFESARPTQTLDGYGRLSYGRFNSSNFEGAVSGPLVSSVLSTRLSLLAQWRDDWVDNEHTGEEDALGGHRDLAGRFQLLWTPMPELEAWLKLHARDLNGTARLFRANILRQGAEGLIPDFDRDRIAHDGPNEQTLSMRGLAVEVRYDIGDFQLVSLTGADQLTNFSRGDIDGGYGAVFSPPSGPGEIPFPSETASGIPAHHQFSQEIRLMSPAARRLVYQFGVYYFREFVEMEDFNYDTLAGGTLDGKVRQEQEATARAVFAALTFQCLDDLELGAGIRLSDDVKNYTAWRETAPAVTEAGPLGPIHENPQDTVWSGDLSLRYQAAPGVQTYLRAARGFRAPSIQGRLLFGDMVTVADTETILSFEGGTKLRLWEQRLHLNLAAFHYFMQDQQLTAVGGAANFNRLVNADSTIGRGIEAELTFLPVTTLEIAAGLSYNQTRIDDPNLAIQGCGAPCIVLDPRASAQGTFSINGNSLPQAPGWIADVSLRYMLPLRGGARLIASTDWAYRSRVRFFLYESVEFADNWLLEGGVRLAYLFPNDIEVALIGRNILNDTSPTGGIDFNNLTGFVNEPRFWSMELVRRF, from the coding sequence ATGAAATATAGTATACAGTTTTGTGCTTTGGTTGTTTTAGCGATATTGTCTATATCTCTAATAGCTGGTGCCAATGCGGAAGTCGAAGAAGTTGTTAAGATGGAAGAGGTCGTGGTTACGGCTCGTAAGCGCGAGCAGCGATCTTTTGAGGTGCCGCTTTCGGTTTCGAGCATTCAGGGAGAGAAGTCCAACACCTTACGTGCGTCAGGGATGGATGTCCGTTTTTTGTCGAACAGAACCCCGAGTTTACAGATAGAATCATCATTCGGACGTATCTTTCCACGCTTTTATATCCGCGGACTTGGGAATACGGACTTTGACCTGAACGCATCACAGCCAGTTTCAGTCCTCCACGACGGCGTTGTGCTCGAAAACGCTCTGTTGAAAGGATTTCCTGCCTTTGATTTAGATCGGATTGAGGTGCTGCGGGGACCACAAGGGACCCTGTTTGGACGCAATACGCCTGCGGGTATCGTGAAGTTTGAATCGGCACGTCCTACGCAGACACTGGATGGGTACGGGCGGTTAAGTTACGGACGATTCAATAGCAGTAATTTTGAAGGAGCTGTGTCGGGTCCGCTCGTTTCGTCTGTGCTTTCAACTCGGCTTTCACTACTTGCACAGTGGCGGGACGATTGGGTAGATAACGAGCACACGGGAGAAGAAGATGCCTTAGGGGGACACCGTGATTTGGCTGGACGTTTCCAATTGTTATGGACCCCTATGCCGGAACTGGAAGCATGGCTGAAGTTACACGCCCGCGATCTCAATGGCACTGCCCGCCTTTTCCGCGCCAATATTTTGAGGCAGGGAGCGGAAGGTCTGATACCAGATTTTGACCGCGACCGCATCGCTCACGACGGACCGAACGAACAGACGTTAAGCATGCGGGGTTTGGCAGTTGAAGTCCGCTATGATATTGGAGACTTCCAACTGGTTTCCTTAACCGGAGCGGACCAACTCACTAACTTCTCACGTGGAGACATTGATGGTGGGTACGGTGCTGTGTTCAGTCCACCGAGTGGTCCCGGTGAGATTCCCTTCCCTTCTGAAACCGCCTCCGGTATTCCGGCGCATCACCAGTTTAGCCAAGAGATCCGTTTGATGAGTCCGGCAGCGCGTCGTCTCGTCTATCAGTTCGGGGTGTACTATTTCCGTGAGTTCGTGGAGATGGAGGATTTCAACTACGATACCTTGGCGGGTGGCACCTTGGACGGAAAGGTCCGTCAAGAACAAGAAGCTACAGCACGGGCAGTATTTGCGGCATTGACTTTCCAATGCCTCGACGATCTGGAACTGGGTGCTGGTATCCGACTGTCAGACGATGTGAAGAACTACACAGCGTGGCGAGAAACCGCCCCCGCTGTTACGGAGGCGGGACCGCTTGGTCCCATCCACGAGAATCCTCAAGATACGGTGTGGAGTGGGGATCTGAGTCTGCGCTATCAAGCAGCCCCGGGCGTACAGACGTATTTGCGTGCGGCGCGCGGGTTTCGGGCACCGAGTATCCAAGGACGTTTGCTATTCGGCGACATGGTTACGGTGGCGGATACAGAGACCATCCTTTCCTTTGAAGGTGGCACGAAGTTACGCTTATGGGAACAACGGTTGCACCTGAATCTGGCGGCGTTTCACTACTTTATGCAAGATCAGCAACTGACTGCGGTGGGTGGAGCGGCTAATTTTAACCGGTTGGTGAACGCTGACAGCACGATTGGACGGGGTATCGAAGCAGAATTGACCTTCTTACCCGTCACAACGCTGGAGATTGCAGCGGGACTGAGTTATAACCAAACGCGCATTGACGATCCAAATTTAGCGATACAAGGCTGTGGTGCCCCATGTATAGTGCTTGATCCGCGCGCGTCTGCTCAAGGGACTTTTTCTATCAACGGCAACAGTCTACCGCAGGCGCCGGGTTGGATTGCAGATGTATCCCTGCGCTACATGCTCCCTCTTCGAGGAGGCGCGCGTCTGATCGCATCCACGGACTGGGCATATCGCAGCCGAGTGCGGTTTTTTCTCTATGAATCGGTGGAATTTGCCGATAATTGGCTCTTAGAGGGCGGTGTCCGACTTGCCTATCTATTCCCAAACGACATAGAGGTGGCACTTATAGGGCGCAATATTCTCAACGATACGTCTCCGACGGGTGGTATTGACTTCAACAATCTAACGGGTTTTGTCAATGAACCGCGATTTTGGAGCATGGAATTGGTGCGGCGTTTTTGA